One part of the Eucalyptus grandis isolate ANBG69807.140 chromosome 10, ASM1654582v1, whole genome shotgun sequence genome encodes these proteins:
- the LOC120288724 gene encoding zinc finger protein ZAT4-like — MAKNILRREPSLAIGNGSGKARRLGYCLRENPKKSWKFLGLMENAQENPCSVCHKRFRSTTALFGHMEIHLSKDDERCDWCADRGKGSGSMKSCQDRARPIHDGERLNLSLSKGDLLLRVLFDDEAMHMTRRKRTPRVSCDVDERTEGVLFSAPNGFSFSSEAEQDPANEAAVEMMMMSRGEVGFNSSGLGIEHFWKSSALDFIDMEKLRTTQASEYNERHSRGYTRMEQEGVELEVPAGMLCGAWEVEHKKPEAARSGEQPMYEVAMMDRDMMRIAGSDSRAKAELWIEPGLNSCRDNVCAEESPVFSELGEKKKYKSKDTESYKQDAPIDASWGIEGNRGCAEPESIKNYSEKVKRHICSICHKDFSSGQALGGHKRAHYVKNPETNAEMPTSAATQQRLADITNMVDL; from the coding sequence ATGGCCAAGAATATACTGCGGAGAGAGCCATCATTGGCGATCGGTAACGGCTCGGGGAAAGCGAGACGTCTTGGGTATTGTCTCCGAGAGAACCCCAAGAAATCGTGGAAATTCTTGGGGCTGATGGAAAATGCCCAAGAAAATCCGTGCTCGGTCTGCCACAAGCGATTCAGGTCGACGACAGCTCTGTTTGGCCACATGGAAATTCACTTGAGCAAGGACGACGAGCGCTGCGACTGGTGCGCGGACCGTGGCAAAGGGTCCGGGTCCATGAAATCTTGCCAGGATCGTGCGAGGCCGATCCACGACGgggagagattgaatttgagtCTCTCCAAAGGTGATCTCCTGCTTCGCGTTTTATTTGACGACGAGGCAATGCACATGACCAGGAGGAAGAGGACACCGCGAGTCAGCTGCGATGTTGATGAAAGAACCGAGGGAGTTCTGTTTTCCGCACCAAATGGGTTTTCGTTCAGTAGCGAGGCCGAGCAAGACCCGGCAAACGAAGCAGCAgttgagatgatgatgatgtcccGAGGTGAGGTGGGCTTCAATTCTTCGGGTTTGGGCATCGAACATTTCTGGAAGAGCTCGGCCCTGGATTTCATTGACATGGAAAAACTGAGGACAACTCAAGCATCCGAGTACAATGAACGCCATTCAAGAGGCTATACGAGAATGGAGCAGGAAGGGGTCGAATTGGAGGTTCCTGCCGGGATGCTTTGTGGGGCTTGGGAAGTTGAGCACAAAAAGCCTGAAGCGGCCAGATCAGGCGAACAGCCAATGTATGAGGTGGCGATGATGGATCGTGACATGATGCGAATTGCAGGTTCTGATTCGAGAGCTAAAGCAGAACTATGGATTGAACCAGGGTTAAATTCATGCCGAGATAATGTCTGCGCTGAGGAATCCCCAGTTTTCAGTGAATTGGGTGAGAAAAAGAAGTATAAAAGCAAGGACACTGAGAGCTACAAACAGGATGCTCCAATCGATGCTTCTTGGGGGATTGAAGGGAATCGTGGATGTGCGGAACCCGAGAGCATCAAGAACTACTCAGAGAAGGTGAAAAGGCACATATGCTCAATATGCCACAAGGATTTCTCATCGGGCCAAGCTTTGGGCGGTCACAAGAGGGCTCATTACGTGAAGAATCCCGAAACCAATGCAGAAATGCCGACAAGCGCAGCCACACAGCAAAGGCTCGCAGACATAACTAACATGGTTGATCTTTAG